In Nymphaea colorata isolate Beijing-Zhang1983 chromosome 5, ASM883128v2, whole genome shotgun sequence, one genomic interval encodes:
- the LOC116254054 gene encoding putative pentatricopeptide repeat-containing protein At1g02420, with protein sequence MYKYLKESGMTVKTCARSMSSILFSNSVRDIFASLSWSPHAFSSFRSNSHCNGFNASFASHFSLFCTSEVVGHQDGSSEKGTHLIHRKSEADAIYEIICKSKVSDQNELGRLLKESGIFLSNQLVDEVLRKARFGHCNGLQVLEFFSLAGRRRGFFHSADSYDNMLYILGRMRQFDKLWGLLKEMRRKDCSLITTRTMQVVLARIAKVCSVRTTVESFNRFRKYYPGEFDTDCFNALIRTLCQEKRMDDARNVFHNLKHEFRPNLHTFNILLSGWKTVEEAESFFKEMTQLGCRPDIVSYNCLVDVLCKNKEMEKAYKTLAEMREMEIYPDLLTYTSIVGGLGLVGQPDKACDILKEMQEHGCGPDAAAYNAAIRNFCIARRLGDAYTLLDEMVEKGVSPNATTYNLFFRCFYWSNNLSSAWILYQRMMRTGFLPHIQSCMFLVKMFRRQEKAEMGLTLWNDMIERGFGSCILVSDILFDMLCDLGRLLDLERCFLQMLDMGLKPSNVSFKRMKVLMELANHTEGLRKPTEKMESLGQQAFAQL encoded by the coding sequence atgtataaatatttgaaagagtcAGGCATGACTGTGAAGACATGTGCCAGATCTATGTCATCCATCCTTTTCTCAAATAGTGTTCGTGATATCTTTGCTTCATTATCATGGTCCCCACATGCTTTTAGCTCATTCCGCAGTAATTCCCATTGTAATGGTTTCAATGCTTCTTTTGCCTCtcacttttcacttttttgtacATCTGAGGTCGTGGGACATCAGGATGGGAGTTCAGAAAAGGGTACTCATTTGATCCATCGAAAGAGTGAAGCTGATGCcatttatgagattatatgtaaaAGCAAAGTCAGTGATCAGAATGAGTTGGGCAGGTTGTTGAAGGAGAGTGGGATCTTCTTGTCTAATCAATTGGTCGATGAGGTTTTGAGGAAGGCGAGGTTTGGTCATTGTAATGGATTGCAAGTTTTGGAGTTCTTCTCTCTGGCAGGTCGAAGGAGAGGATTCTTTCATAGTGCTGATTCTTATGATAACATGCTTTACATCTTGGGGAGGATGAGGCAGTTTGACAAGTTGTGGGGCTTGTTGAAGGAGATGCGTCGCAAGGACTGTTCCTTGATCACGACAAGGACTATGCAAGTGGTTCTTGCTAGGATTGCCAAGGTGTGCTCTGTGAGGACTACAGTTGAGAGCTTCAATAGGTTTAGGAAGTATTATCCTGGGGAATTTGATACGGACTGTTTCAATGCCTTGATTAGGACACTTTGCCAAGAAAAGAGAATGGATGATGCTAGAAATGTCTTCCACAACCTGAAGCATGAGTTTCGGCCAAATCTTCACACGTTTAACATTCTCTTGTCTGGTTGGAAGACTGTAGAAGAGGCGGAGAGCTTCTTCAAAGAGATGACTCAGCTGGGGTGCAGGCCGGATATAGTCTCATACAACTGCTTGGTCGATGTTTTGTGCAagaacaaggaaatggagaagGCTTACAAAACCCTAGCTGAAATGAGGGAGATGGAGATCTACCCGGACTTGCTGACATACACCAGTATTGTTGGGGGCTTGGGGTTGGTTGGTCAGCCTGATAAGGCTTGTGATATTCTCAAAGAAATGCAGGAACATGGTTGTGGTCCTGATGCAGCTGCTTATAATGCTGCCATACGGAATTTTTGCATTGCTAGAAGGCTAGGGGACGCTTATACATTACTTGATGAAATGGTAGAGAAGGGCGTGTCTCCAAATGCTACAACTTATAATCTCTTCTTCCGGTGTTTCTATTGGTCAAACAACTTGTCAAGTGCATGGATCTTGTACCAGAGGATGATGAGAACGGGATTCCTACCTCATATCCAATCATGCATGTTCCTCGTGAAAATGTTTCGCAGGCAGGAGAAAGCAGAAATGGGCCTCACACTTTGGAATGACATGATCGAGAGGGGATTTGGTTCTTGTATCCTTGTCTCAGATATTTTGTTTGACATGCTATGTGATCTTGGAAGGCTACTTGACTTGGAGAGGTGCTTCCTTCAAATGCTTGACATGGGTCTGAAGCCTAGTAATGTCTCTTTCAAGAGAATGAAGGTCCTCATGGAACTAGCAAACCATACAGAGGGACTTAGGAAACCAACTGAAAAAATGGAGAGCTTGGGGCAACAGGCTTTTGCACAACTATAA